One window from the genome of Babylonia areolata isolate BAREFJ2019XMU chromosome 13, ASM4173473v1, whole genome shotgun sequence encodes:
- the LOC143288879 gene encoding uncharacterized protein LOC143288879: protein MDQEAAEKNLTSNMSTLSFLSSDDQSSFKLRSSKYRMSTGDLDLHAMLNNLDRAQEEEEEEEEEEEEEEVIVEDELSETTNLAVMAAYSLRDESERPPPRDLSLGRSRIVRSSSADLVVLRAADSPQNNQFLYVTAGARGAKLDVKMGRVDPRKGEGQGVFQRRRVLDEGEMSMVYSYTNLRFHKALGVHVSSATAGGAGGGGGAGGGGGGRETEGRAPTVTLMEPAPSPVSSSDPRMFRKPRGRWYHGFRLQSVLLKDFYITYDNTGDVSLTRTGSPFTEKVGNPVAADEVDGMKRLSPLNRPSVSPVAAVTTPPPPPPPAVLSSTSIVAEYSHPYHHHHTAMIPNWLSPMSLSVAGLTAK, encoded by the exons ATGGATCAAGAGGCCGCGGAGAAGAACCTGACCTCAAACATGAGCACCCTAAGCTTCTTGTCCAGCGACGACCAGTCTTCGTTCAAACTTCGGTCCTCGAAATACCGCATGTCGACAGGCGATCTTGACCTCCACGCCATGCTCAACAACTTGGAcagagcacaagaagaagaagaagaagaagaagaagaagaagaagaagaagaagtaatagtaGAAGATGAACTGTCTGAAACTACAAACCTAGCCGTCATGGCGGCGTACTCGCTGCGAGATGAGAGCGAACGTCCTCCACCCCGCGACCTCAGCCTCGGACGCAGCCGAATTGTCCGAAGCTCCTCAGCGGATCTGGTGGTTCTACGAGCCGCCGACAGCCCCCAAAACAACCAGTTCCTCTACGTGACAGCGGGCGCCCGTGGAGCGAAGCTGGACGTGAAGATGGGGAGGGTGGACCCGCGGAAGGGGGAGGGCCAGGGGGTGTTCCAACGGAGGAGGGTGTTGGACGAGGGGGAGATGAGCATGGTGTACAGCTACACCAACCTTCGCTTCCACAAGGCTCTCGGGGTGCACGTGTCTTCTGCcactgctggtggtgctggtggtggtggtggtgctggtggtggtggtggaggccggGAGACAGAGGGTCGGGCGCCGACCGTTACGCTGATG gagccCGCTCCATCCCCAGTGAGTTCCTCAGACCCTCGGATGTTCAGGAAGCCCAGGGGGAGATGGTACCATGGGTTCCGTCTGCAGTCGGTCCTTTTGAAAG attTCTACATTACCTACGACAACACGGGGGATGTGTCGCTGACACGAACTGGATCGCCATTCACGGAGAAGGTGGGCAACCCTGTAGCGGCGGACGAGGTCGATGGTATGAAACGGTTGTCGCCCTTGAACCGACCCTCTGTATCTCCTGTAGCAGctgtaacaacaccaccaccaccaccaccaccagcagttttGTCCTCAACTTCGATCGTCGCTGAGTACAGTcacccctatcatcatcatcacacggcGATGATACCAAACTGGCTGTCaccaatgtctctctctgttgcggggctaacagcaaagtga